GGCGCAGTGGAATGTGCTTCGGAGGGCCTTGGGACTTTGCTCTGTCCTGGGAGCAGTGCTGCATCAGATTTCTGGTTTTAGAGACTGGCgtgggagaggctggagccagGTTGCTGGGGACTGCTCAGGGGATCACTGGGAGGAAGCTGATGAGCTTACTGGGACTAGTGAAGGAGAGGTGCACGTTCCAGCTGTGAGGAGCTGCCCAGGGGTTCACACTCAGGAGTCCACTCCAGAGTCAGGTCCCAGTGTTTCTCCAAACCTTTCTTCTTCAGAAGACCCAGGCATTAACCAGGGGGAGGACAAAGCCCTTGAAGATGCCCCACTCACAAGGGTAAGGCTATTCTGCCCTCCTGGACCTTGGGTCAAGCAAGGGCTGCCAGCtcttgctggggctgggggctgcttaTTTAAGCTGGCATTGTCTTCCCCTGCAGGATGGGCTTCCTGGGCCATGCCAGGCAGCACATACTGGTGAGAGGCCAGGGCATGAACCGGCCTGGCTAAGCCCTGAGCCCTGCACTGCAAACCCAAGTGAGCACGCTGGGGACCTCTTGCTCCAGGCTTTGCAGGAGAGCTCCCTGGAGGACCATCTGTTGAAAGCTGTATTGGGGGCGGATCCGATCCCCCGAGAGGCTCCTGGTAAGGGGCTGTGTTGGAGGGGGGTGCTCTGTCCTGCAGACTTCTGTGCcaaggggagaggcaggcaggggagagaggaggcagggcctgggggagagggaggcccaGCAGGGATGGTGCGGGCTACAGGTGGGCCAGTATAGCTGATCCTCCTCAGGTCAGGCCCAGAGCTCCTCCCAGGGAGTGGGAGTGGCCACCGGCCTGTGGCTACTGCCCTAGGCCAAGATTATGGGGAAAAGGAGCCAGAGACCTGTggaagagggaggagctgggagaccaGGTGCCAGCTTAGGCCTTTCTCTCTAGCTGCAGGGCCCCCCCTGGTCCCAGAGCCCAGACAGCTCCCAGACGTGGAGCTTGGCACGACACCCTCCTCTGGTGCCTGCACCCCAATGGCAGGTGAGCACCCGGCTGGTCCCAGGTGCTCCCAGGTCTGTCTGCACGAagagcccagcctgggggccCTGGACTTGACCATCATGTACAAGGGCCGAACAGTGCTGCAGGAGGTGGTGGGGCGCCCAGGCTGTGTGCTCCTGTATGGCTCCCCCAGCCTGGCTGCTGAGGCTGCAGAGCCCCAGCGTGtggccttccccagccctgctgagTTGCCCGACCAGAAGCAGCTGCACTACACAGAGAAGCTGCTGCAGCACGTGGCCCCTGGCCTGCAGCTGGAGCTCCGGGGGCCGTGGCTGTGGGCCCGGCGCCAGGGGAAATGCAAGGTCTACTGGGAAGTGGGTGGGCCCCTGGGCtctgccagcccctccaccccagcccgcCTGCTGCCCCGAGACTGCAACACCCCCATCTTTGACTTCGGCACCTTCTTTCAAGGTCAGTGAAGCACCTGCCCTGGGGCTGAGGTCCTCCCagcctgcccccctgccccctgctcacCAGAGCCCGGTCCTGtcctgcagagctgggggagTTCCGTGCCCGCCGGCGCCAAGGCTCCCCACACTACACGATCTACCTGGGCTTTGGCCAGGACCTGTCGGTGGTGAGGCCCAAGGAGAAGAACCTGGTCCTCGTGAAGGTGAGGTGCAGGGGTCCCCAGGGTGGGGCTGCACACAGCCCCACCGGGCCTGACAGCGCCCTCCCCACAGCTGGAGCCATGGCTGTGCCGGGCATACCTGGAGGGCGTGCAGCGTGAAGGCGTGTCCTCCCTGGACAGCGGCAGCCTCGGCCTCTGCCTGTCCAGTTCTGACAGCCTCTATGACGACCTAGAGCACTTCCTGGAGCACTTCCTGATGGAGTGGGGCAGCCCGCCTAGGGCGGACCCCGGCCCCTTCGGGGTCCAGTAGAAACCCAAGAGCCAGCATTGTGTCCTGACCAGAGGTGGGCTTGGGGCTGGGGCTCAGCAAAGGCACCGTGGACTCAAGCTCACCCCACTTCCTGGGGGCCCAAGGAGGGAGCACCCCACTCTTTTCACAGTGAAGAAACGCAGGCCCCACTTTAGAGCCAACAAACTACGCAAAGATCCCAACTGTCCCTCAGGACACAGACACTGCTCTCCCTGCCAGGTGGCAACTGGGGCCCCTCCGTCGGGAGCAGGGCCTCTGTGCTGCACCTAGGGGCTGTCCCTGGCCTTTGAAATCTGCCAACACCACTCTGCCTCAGTGGAGCTGAGTATAGGCTTCAGCAACTCTTTACAGAGCATAACAGAGATGGTATAAGGGCTCCCTGGACAAGGGCCAGGAGCACAGATGGCTGCCTGGGGGAGGCTGCCTGTGAGGGGGTCGAGGAAACCTCCCCACACCTCTGGCCCAGGACCTTCCTTGGTCACAAAGTTCACCTTTCAAGTACTGAGCCAACTGAGACATCTCTAAAGATAATCCATTTTTGATAAATTAGAACACAGTGGGAACAGTGTGTATCTATAATGTACAAATAAAAAAAGTCTAGTTTTAAACTGTGAACAGGACAGGTGCACAGACCACGTGTGATCACAGGAACCCTGAAAACAGTTCTGGGTGTCCCCAGAATTTTCTGCTTCCTCCACTCCAGCCAGGACGGCGCTGGGCAGGCCTTAGCCCTCGGGGCCCGGGGCAGGCGGCTCCTCGCTGGCCTCGGCCCTCCGGTGTCTGCGCATGCGCCGGTACTTGTCCACGTAGGCCTTCACCAGGTTGCCCACCTTCACCGGGTTGATCTCCCCGCTCTTGCTATGGCAGatctgggggggggggccagTTACACAGATGTCCTTTCACACCCCACATGTTCAGTGACCACAGTGACTGGGCCCTGGGGACCACGTGAGGGACAATGGGCAGCCTGAGGGTTCCATAGAGCCGGGCCAGCACATCATGACCACGAACCCCACCCTGGGCTGGAGAACGGGTCATCTCTCGGAGTCTTGCTTTCCCACACCTCATGCTACTCGGTCTATTTAACAAGTCATGAGGCCACTGCCGTGAGCCCCCATGACCACCTATGCGGTGCGGCTACAGGGAGACGGGCTGGCCTGGGGCACCCTTCTCCATGCTCACGGACCCCCGAGAGTGTCAGCAGGCAGGGTCTCGGCCCCCCAGGTGGCGACTGCCAAGCCCACCTTCTGCACGGCCTTGCGAAGGATGTCCTTGTACTCGTCCTTTGTCACCTCCCTCTTCTGGTAGAAGGGTTTGATGGCCAGCTTCACCTCCTCCACGGCCCGTTCCTGCACGTGCAGCTTCTTCATGTACTGGGAGTGAGAACATGCATGTGACACCCACCCAGAGGCCTAGAGGGCCCTCTGGCCAGAGGCACAAGGCTTCCCATCATCCTgcccctggagggaggggggcaggacTCACCTCCTCATTCTTGGCCTTCTCTGAGGCTGGCCTGGGAGCAGCTGTCCTCTCCTCAGAGTTGttggcagtggtggtggcagtggcggCCGCGTGGCCAGGTGGCTCTGAGGCTGTGGTCAGGATGGCGGGTacaggggctgggctctgggccacCCCACAGCCCTCCAGGGGAAGGCTCCCCTGCAGGATGAACTGGACCGTGGGCTGGCTGACTGGTGCGTAGGGCGGGAtgctcagaggcagagccagggcggGAGGCAGGTTAGGGCCATATACCTGGGCAAGAACAAATCCCACTCAGCCTCTGTAGAGCTCCCGGCACCGCGCTCACCACCCTACTCCCCAGTCAGAGCCATGGCAGAAAGGGGGTGGCACTATGAGGTCTTCAGCCCCGACCTGGCCCAGCCAGCATGGCCTGGGCACGAGGCCACGTCCCTCCAGTCTAGGCGCCCACCTGAGAGGGGTTGGCATCGGGAAAGCCAGAGTCCGGAAGCACGTAACCAGGGGGAAGGGACTCAGAGAAAGGTGCCTGCTGGAACGCAGCCATGGGGCCCACGTCCTCGGTTTCCCGGACCCCTTCCCGGGGCTTCTGTGGTCTGTGGAGCGGCATCCCTGAGGGCCAAAACAGCAGGGGTGAGTGTTCTGTGGCCACCCCAGGCTAGAAGGCTGCTTCCTGGCTAGAAAGTTCCAGAAAAGCATCCCAGCAGCAAGGACCACTGGTCAGGCCGCAGCCATCCCTCTGTGTGAAGGAGGCCCGTGAGCCACCCACGGAGAAGACCACACGccaaccccccaccccgggaAGTGCCTACTCACGCAGGCCTCTGTCCTCGGCTGGGgcactgctctctgcctcctggagGTTCCAGGTGACTCTCTTCACCAGAGCCTTAGCCCGTAGCAAGGGGTTCTGAGAAGGACCTTCCTCCTTCACCACGGGTGCCCCACCCACGGCCTGGCCACCCAGGGTGCTGGGCACTGTGGTGGCCTCAGCCATGTCCTGCGGGAGCAAGTGCTTCTCTTGGGGGCCTTCTGTCTGGGGCAGGAGCTGTGTGGCATCTTCACTGTGGATCAGCGACACCTCCCTCCTGATGGCGGCCGTGGCCATGGCCAGGCTGGCGTCATGCTGCTGGCTGGTTGGAGGCACAGCAGGCTTGGGCAGGAGGCCTCGCTCTGGGGAGGAGTCCGTGCTCTCAGGGGAGGGCGGAGAGCTCATGTCATCAAGCTGCATGAAGATGGCTTCACTTGAAAAGTCCTCAAAGAGGTGGCCCGCCTCGACAGAGTCGCCGTAATCCAGGTCCTCGAGTGGACACTCGGCTAGCGCCTCTGGGACTGGGGCGGCCTTTGGGGGGCCCTTGTCCGTCTCGACCCCCTCCGGCAAGGCGTCTGCTCCTGCTGAGGCCGGGGGCCTGGCCAAGTGCTCCCTGTCTGGCCTGGGCTCCTCTGGGACAGGGGGCACCGGAGAAGCCTCTTTCGGGGCCAGCTTCCTCTCCGgggagcgggggcggggccgTGGGCGCTTCTCACGGGAACGAGGCCGCCGGTGCTCCCGGGACCTGTGCTCCAGGCTCGGTGACCTGGACCTGCGCTTCCTCCTCTCCCGGGAGCCACGCCTCTCTCGGGGCCGGtccctcctttccctggggtGCCTGGGCCTACGGGAcctctccaggctgctggggggCGAGCACTCCCTCCCCCGAGACCTGGACCCGGACCTCcgcctcttcttcctcctgccttcgCGGTGCTCGTAGGAGGAGCTGCCGGGGCTGCCGGAGCGGGACCTGCGCCGGCCTCGGCCCCAggtgcccctcctcctctctcggCTCTTGTCCTTGGCCTTCTTCCGCTTGGCTCGCTCATGGCTGCTGGAGCGGTCACTGGAAGACCTCCGGCTCCGGACCTTGGGTCGGTGCCTCTTAGCCGGGTCCTCACCCGCTGGTGGCGATGCCGACCGAGAGCTCCTGTCCCCAGAGTGGGACGAACGGGAACCGGAGCGGGCCCTCCCATGCTCCCTGCTGGCGGCCTGCTGCCTCTGGGTTTTCTTCCTGCTGCGGGAGCTGGACGTGGAGCGGGAGCGGGTGGGGGACCGCAGCTCCACGACCCTGTGGGTGGTTGTGTGCAAGGCGTTGGGGCTGGGTGGCACGTCCGGCTCCGCCACAGTCACACAGGTCACTGTCCGCCCCTCAGAGCCAAAGAAGGAGCTGCGGGGTGGCCGGTCCTCGTCCCCCCAGGGCTCGGGCGGGGACGCCCCCTGCACCTGTGTGGCAGCGCCTTGGCCCTCAGTGGGCTCCTCCTTGTCCTGGAGCTCAGGCTGCCCAGAGGGCCCCTGGGGGGGCTGGGGCTCCTTCCCAAAGCCAGTCTGCACTGTGTAGGAGGTGACGCAACGCACGGGCAGCCGAGCTGGGGCCCTCGGACTGTCCACCGAAATGGTCCGGGTGATctcagagggaaggaggctggagcccaggcgcTCGGGGCTGCTGCCGGCGGAGCTGGAGTCGGAGCCCGTGGGGTTGAAAGGATCGTAGATCTCGCTCTTGAGCTGCTTCGTCTTCCTGACGGCGAAGAGGGGCGAGGGGCTCTCTCTCCTCTGCGCCTTGCTATCCACAGGCCGGAAGGTGTTACagaagccagggctggggagtcTGCTGGAGTGGGCTGTGTTCCCAGGAATATTGATCCTGAAGCTCTCAAAGGTCGAGCCGACACCCTTCCCCCTGGAGGGGCCAGGCAGAgcggggggctgggggccacCCCCGGAAGGTGTGCTGGGCTCCTGCGTGCCCCTGCTGCTGGGCTCGCCCTCCACCCGGGCACCGCAGCTGGGCTGCCCGGGGCCCTCCCGGCCCGTGAGCCGGCTGATGCAGGAGCTGGGGATGTCGACATGCTGCCCGCCCGTGGGGACCTTGTCCTCCCGCCGGCCGCAGCTCTCATCTCTCCTGATCTTTGGTATCCTGGGCAGCCTGGCGATGTCAGCTCTCCTGGGAGCGGGTCTCGGGGCCTGTGCCGGCACCACGCTTCCAGGGGGCGAGTCAGAGCGACCACCCGAGGCCTTCGACGACACTGATCTCAGAGGCATAGAGCGCCTGGCGTCGCCGTTCAATCGTGAGTCGTCACTCTGTTTTAAGCCGGGTCTGCTCACGCTGGACAAGTTCTGGGCCTGGCCCGCCTGAGGGGTCACCAAGGACTCTAGTCTCACAGGGGCCCCCGATGCAGGCGCAGGAACACAGGCAGGGCCAGGTGAAGCCGGGGGTGTGCCTGGGGTGGCCTTGCCCGGACACCTGGACCCTAAGCTCTGTGGCTTGCTTCCTGAGTGAGTCACTCTGGGCTGCAGACAGGGCCCAGACCCGGTGTCTTCTCCCTCTCCAGGTGGACCAACTGAGtttctctgaaaagaaactggagctataaagacaaaaagccaaaCAGCCATCAGTTCCCATCCACGTCTTTAAAAAGTTCAACCTTTGCCAGAGTGCCTTTCTCTGAAACCATGCACTTTAAATCCCTTCTACTCAGTGCTGCCTGGCTGCCCTCCGGCAGGGCCTGAGGCCCCTGTGGTGCTGCCCACTGTTCTCTTCTGCTTCATCTGCTACTTTTACGCTATTTGGATCAAAAATGGCCTGAGCCTGTAATGCACACTTGAAAAGGGGCAGCACCCTGGCCTATCACCGACTGTGCCTGCACAGCCAGGCCGCCCTGAAACCCGCCAATGCCGACTTGTGCAGAGGCCCAGGGCTGGCTCCCGTGGCCGTGAGGTTCGAGGCAGCTGTGTGACGGCAGGAGGgcctgcgggctgcagggaaactCCAGCCATCTGTACGTCATCAGCTTGGAAACTCAGTGACGGAAACGCATCTTCAGAAGCTCAGCACCCTTGCCCACAACTGGAACCTGTGGGTCGCAGACTCGGGGTTGGGGGTCGGCGCTGGCAGAGCTGCCTCACCTGCCCTCTTGGCGCTGAGGGAACCGTCCCGGTGGATGATGATGTCGGCGCTGTTCATCATCAGGAGGCTCTGGCCCGACAGGATGCTGCCCAGCAGGTCAGGCACGGCGTCCTCGTGGACTTCTGGCTGGGGCACCGGGGCAGGAGCGCTCCTCCTGCAGGGCAGACCCGGGGCAGGCCCTGCCATCAGCGCCTCTGCACCCCAGACCCAGCCTGGCAGCAGGCAGGGGCCCCCAAGGGAAGGAGTGGGCCCCAGCCAGCAGCTCTGACGAAAGGGTAGAGGGTGTCGTGTCTCTCTGACGAAAGCATCTGATCTGATGCTTTCCCCCACGGGACGCCACCAGCAGAAGCTGGTGAGCAACAGCTCTACTGGTTTTGCTGGTTccttttttgagaattaaatagaaGAGAAGCTTGACTCCCTACCAGCCCTGCTGGTGGGCTctgaggcagaggtgggatgTGGAGGCAGCCTCTGGGGGCCACGGCCTCCCCTTCATCCCCGTGCCCTTGGCTAGGGACGGGTTGCAGCACCTCCTCATCCAGGAGCCACGGAAGAGGCCACAAAGGTTACCAATACGGAGACCAGATGGTCCTCATTGGCCGGTGGCCCTACCTTGGCACCGCCACCCCCGGCCATCCTGTCCCCACAAGACACACCTGGAGAGCCCCATGGAGACAGGCCTGGCCACAGGCTGGTGAGAGCGCAGGGCTGACTGGGACAGAAC
This Camelus ferus isolate YT-003-E chromosome 10, BCGSAC_Cfer_1.0, whole genome shotgun sequence DNA region includes the following protein-coding sequences:
- the PHRF1 gene encoding PHD and RING finger domain-containing protein 1 isoform X4; protein product: MDDDSLDELVGRSRGPDGHRRLSPAGPASDAEGSSEDRSGSSEDDTGSEHSDEDEEGDLEDGSGSEGSEEDGDDVDTFTTVTDTQGKLEADCAFNSDDDSESCPICLNTFRDQAVGTPENCTHYFCLDCILEWSKNANSCPVDRTTFKSICIRAQFGGKILKKIPVENAGAGEDEEEDPTFCEVCGRSDREDRLLLCDGCDAGYHMECLDPPLQEVPVNEWFCPECAVLGAAPATDVDPVSEEEVSLLLADVVPTTSRLRPQAGRTRAIARTRQSERVRATVNRNRISTARGVQHVPRYLMSSLLDETIEAVAAGLSTAVYQCPMTPRAPARRRRKAGRRKKASGRRKTQPRSSVKSKNSGTRLKKRQGRGKKRKGKKIKCEATARTRLARTLGLRRPAHGACVPSVYKPADPSLGLMRADIGVASLSLFGDPYELDPFDSEEVPATPASPLSAKRRVLSQSALRSHQPVARPVSMGLSRRSAPAPVPQPEVHEDAVPDLLGSILSGQSLLMMNSADIIIHRDGSLSAKRAAPVSFQRNSVGPPGEGEDTGSGPCLQPRVTHSGSKPQSLGSRCPGKATPGTPPASPGPACVPAPASGAPVRLESLVTPQAGQAQNLSSVSRPGLKQSDDSRLNGDARRSMPLRSVSSKASGGRSDSPPGSVVPAQAPRPAPRRADIARLPRIPKIRRDESCGRREDKVPTGGQHVDIPSSCISRLTGREGPGQPSCGARVEGEPSSRGTQEPSTPSGGGPQPPALPGPSRGKGVGSTFESFRINIPGNTAHSSRLPSPGFCNTFRPVDSKAQRRESPSPLFAVRKTKQLKSEIYDPFNPTGSDSSSAGSSPERLGSSLLPSEITRTISVDSPRAPARLPVRCVTSYTVQTGFGKEPQPPQGPSGQPELQDKEEPTEGQGAATQVQGASPPEPWGDEDRPPRSSFFGSEGRTVTCVTVAEPDVPPSPNALHTTTHRVVELRSPTRSRSTSSSRSRKKTQRQQAASREHGRARSGSRSSHSGDRSSRSASPPAGEDPAKRHRPKVRSRRSSSDRSSSHERAKRKKAKDKSRERRRGTWGRGRRRSRSGSPGSSSYEHREGRRKKRRRSGSRSRGRECSPPSSLERSRRPRHPRERRDRPRERRGSRERRKRRSRSPSLEHRSREHRRPRSREKRPRPRPRSPERKLAPKEASPVPPVPEEPRPDREHLARPPASAGADALPEGVETDKGPPKAAPVPEALAECPLEDLDYGDSVEAGHLFEDFSSEAIFMQLDDMSSPPSPESTDSSPERGLLPKPAVPPTSQQHDASLAMATAAIRREVSLIHSEDATQLLPQTEGPQEKHLLPQDMAEATTVPSTLGGQAVGGAPVVKEEGPSQNPLLRAKALVKRVTWNLQEAESSAPAEDRGLRMPLHRPQKPREGVRETEDVGPMAAFQQAPFSESLPPGYVLPDSGFPDANPSQVYGPNLPPALALPLSIPPYAPVSQPTVQFILQGSLPLEGCGVAQSPAPVPAILTTASEPPGHAAATATTTANNSEERTAAPRPASEKAKNEEYMKKLHVQERAVEEVKLAIKPFYQKREVTKDEYKDILRKAVQKICHSKSGEINPVKVGNLVKAYVDKYRRMRRHRRAEASEEPPAPGPEG
- the PHRF1 gene encoding PHD and RING finger domain-containing protein 1 isoform X2; the protein is MDDDSLDELVGRSRGPDGHRRLSPAGPASDAEGSSEDRSGSSEDDTGSEHSDEDEEGDLEDGSGSEGSEEDGDDVDTFTTVTDTQGKLEADCAFNSDDDSESCPICLNTFRDQAVGTPENCTHYFCLDCILEWSKNANSCPVDRTTFKSICIRAQFGGKILKKIPVENAGAGEDEEEDPTFCEVCGRSDREDRLLLCDGCDAGYHMECLDPPLQEVPVNEWFCPECAVLGAAPATALGGVHVSLGVSFQDVDPVSEEEVSLLLADVVPTTSRLRPQAGRTRAIARTRQSERVRATVNRNRISTARGVQHVPRYLMSSLLDETIEAVAAGLSTAVYQCPMTPRAPARRRRKAGRRKKASGRRKTQPRSSVKSKNSGTRLKKRQGRGKKRKGKKIKCEATARTRLARTLGLRRPAHGACVPSVYKPADPSLGLMRADIGVASLSLFGDPYELDPFDSEEVPATPASPLSAKRRVLSQSALRSHQPVARPVSMGLSRRSAPAPVPQPEVHEDAVPDLLGSILSGQSLLMMNSADIIIHRDGSLSAKRAAPVSFQRNSVGPPGEGEDTGSGPCLQPRVTHSGSKPQSLGSRCPGKATPGTPPASPGPACVPAPASGAPVRLESLVTPQAGQAQNLSSVSRPGLKQSDDSRLNGDARRSMPLRSVSSKASGGRSDSPPGSVVPAQAPRPAPRRADIARLPRIPKIRRDESCGRREDKVPTGGQHVDIPSSCISRLTGREGPGQPSCGARVEGEPSSRGTQEPSTPSGGGPQPPALPGPSRGKGVGSTFESFRINIPGNTAHSSRLPSPGFCNTFRPVDSKAQRRESPSPLFAVRKTKQLKSEIYDPFNPTGSDSSSAGSSPERLGSSLLPSEITRTISVDSPRAPARLPVRCVTSYTVQTGFGKEPQPPQGPSGQPELQDKEEPTEGQGAATQVQGASPPEPWGDEDRPPRSSFFGSEGRTVTCVTVAEPDVPPSPNALHTTTHRVVELRSPTRSRSTSSSRSRKKTQRQQAASREHGRARSGSRSSHSGDRSSRSASPPAGEDPAKRHRPKVRSRRSSSDRSSSHERAKRKKAKDKSRERRRGTWGRGRRRSRSGSPGSSSYEHREGRRKKRRRSGSRSRGRECSPPSSLERSRRPRHPRERRDRPRERRGSRERRKRRSRSPSLEHRSREHRRPRSREKRPRPRPRSPERKLAPKEASPVPPVPEEPRPDREHLARPPASAGADALPEGVETDKGPPKAAPVPEALAECPLEDLDYGDSVEAGHLFEDFSSEAIFMQLDDMSSPPSPESTDSSPERGLLPKPAVPPTSQQHDASLAMATAAIRREVSLIHSEDATQLLPQTEGPQEKHLLPQDMAEATTVPSTLGGQAVGGAPVVKEEGPSQNPLLRAKALVKRVTWNLQEAESSAPAEDRGLRMPLHRPQKPREGVRETEDVGPMAAFQQAPFSESLPPGYVLPDSGFPDANPSQVYGPNLPPALALPLSIPPYAPVSQPTVQFILQGSLPLEGCGVAQSPAPVPAILTTASEPPGHAAATATTTANNSEERTAAPRPASEKAKNEEYMKKLHVQERAVEEVKLAIKPFYQKREVTKDEYKDILRKAVQKICHSKSGEINPVKVGNLVKAYVDKYRRMRRHRRAEASEEPPAPGPEG
- the PHRF1 gene encoding PHD and RING finger domain-containing protein 1 isoform X6; the encoded protein is MHFRVEERAAAAAAAAAAEAAAAAGPSRGSRSGGGGERPGAASGARGSGAELQCPAMDDDSLDELVGRSRGPDGHRRLSPAGPASDAEGSSEDRSGSSEDDTGSEHSDEDEEGDLEDGSGSEGSEEDGDDVDTFTTVTDTQGKLEADCAFNSDDDSESCPICLNTFRDQAVGTPENCTHYFCLDCILEWSKNANSCPVDRTTFKSICIRAQFGGKILKKIPVENAGAGEDEEEDPTFCEVCGRSDREDRLLLCDGCDAGYHMECLDPPLQEVPVNEWFCPECAVLGAAPATALGGVHVSLGVSFQDVDPVSEEEVSLLLADVVPTTSRLRPQAGRTRAIARTRQSERVRATVNRNRISTARGVQHVPRYLMSSLLDETIEAVAAGLSTAVYQCPMTPRAPARRRRKAGRRKKASGRRKTQPRSSVKSKNSGTRLKKRQGRGKKRKGKKIKCEATARTRLARTLGLRRPAHGACVPSVYKPADPSLGLMRADIGVASLSLFGDPYELDPFDSSEEVPATPASPLSAKRRVLSQSALRSHQPVARPVSMGLSRRSAPAPVPQPEVHEDAVPDLLGSILSGQSLLMMNSADIIIHRDGSLSAKRAAPVSFQRNSVGPPGEGEDTGSGPCLQPRVTHSGSKPQSLGSRCPGKATPGTPPASPGPACVPAPASGAPVRLESLVTPQAGQAQNLSSVSRPGLKQSDDSRLNGDARRSMPLRSVSSKASGGRSDSPPGSVVPAQAPRPAPRRADIARLPRIPKIRRDESCGRREDKVPTGGQHVDIPSSCISRLTGREGPGQPSCGARVEGEPSSRGTQEPSTPSGGGPQPPALPGPSRGKGVGSTFESFRINIPGNTAHSSRLPSPGFCNTFRPVDSKAQRRESPSPLFAVRKTKQLKSEIYDPFNPTGSDSSSAGSSPERLGSSLLPSEITRTISVDSPRAPARLPVRCVTSYTVQTGFGKEPQPPQGPSGQPELQDKEEPTEGQGAATQVQGASPPEPWGDEDRPPRSSFFGSEGRTVTCVTVAEPDVPPSPNALHTTTHRVVELRSPTRSRSTSSSRSRKKTQRQQAASREHGRARSGSRSSHSGDRSSRSASPPAGEDPAKRHRPKVRSRRSSSDRSSSHERAKRKKAKDKSRERRRGTWGRGRRRSRSGSPGSSSYEHREGRRKKRRRSGSRSRGRECSPPSSLERSRRPRHPRERRDRPRERRGSRERRKRRSRSPSLEHRSREHRRPRSREKRPRPRPRSPERKLAPKEASPVPPVPEEPRPDREHLARPPASAGADALPEGVETDKGPPKAAPVPEALAECPLEDLDYGDSVEAGHLFEDFSSEAIFMQLDDMSSPPSPESTDSSPERGLLPKPAVPPTSQQHDASLAMATAAIRREVSLIHSEDATQLLPQTEGPQEKHLLPQDMAEATTVPSTLGGQAVGGAPVVKEEGPSQNPLLRAKALVKRVTWNLQEAESSAPAEDRGLRMPLHRPQKPREGVRETEDVGPMAAFQQAPFSESLPPGYVLPDSGFPDANPSQVYGPNLPPALALPLSIPPYAPVSQPTVQFILQGSLPLEGCGVAQSPAPVPAILTTASEPPGHAAATATTTANNSEERTAAPRPASEKAKNEEYMKKLHVQERAVEEVKLAIKPFYQKREVTKDEYKDILRKAVQKICHSKSGEINPVKVGNLVKAYVDKYRRMRRHRRAEASEEPPAPGPEG
- the PHRF1 gene encoding PHD and RING finger domain-containing protein 1 isoform X5, whose translation is MDDDSLDELVGRSRGPDGHRRLSPAGPASDAEGSSEDRSGSSEDDTGSEHSDEDEEGDLEDGSGSEGSEEDGDDVDTFTTVTDTQGKLEADCAFNSDDDSESCPICLNTFRDQAVGTPENCTHYFCLDCILEWSKNANSCPVDRTTFKSICIRAQFGGKILKKIPVENAGAGEDEEEDPTFCEVCGRSDREDRLLLCDGCDAGYHMECLDPPLQEVPVNEWFCPECAVLGAAPATALGGVHVSLGVSFQDVDPVSEEEVSLLLADVVPTTSRLRPQAGRTRAIARTRQSERVRATVNRNRISTARGVQHVPRYLMSSLLDETIEAVAAGLSTAVYQCPMTPRAPARRRRKAGRRKKASGRRKTQPRSSVKSKNSGTRLKKRQGRGKKRKGKKIKCEATARTRLARTLGLRRPAHGACVPSVYKPADPSLGLMRADIGVASLSLFGDPYELDPFDRRSAPAPVPQPEVHEDAVPDLLGSILSGQSLLMMNSADIIIHRDGSLSAKRAAPVSFQRNSVGPPGEGEDTGSGPCLQPRVTHSGSKPQSLGSRCPGKATPGTPPASPGPACVPAPASGAPVRLESLVTPQAGQAQNLSSVSRPGLKQSDDSRLNGDARRSMPLRSVSSKASGGRSDSPPGSVVPAQAPRPAPRRADIARLPRIPKIRRDESCGRREDKVPTGGQHVDIPSSCISRLTGREGPGQPSCGARVEGEPSSRGTQEPSTPSGGGPQPPALPGPSRGKGVGSTFESFRINIPGNTAHSSRLPSPGFCNTFRPVDSKAQRRESPSPLFAVRKTKQLKSEIYDPFNPTGSDSSSAGSSPERLGSSLLPSEITRTISVDSPRAPARLPVRCVTSYTVQTGFGKEPQPPQGPSGQPELQDKEEPTEGQGAATQVQGASPPEPWGDEDRPPRSSFFGSEGRTVTCVTVAEPDVPPSPNALHTTTHRVVELRSPTRSRSTSSSRSRKKTQRQQAASREHGRARSGSRSSHSGDRSSRSASPPAGEDPAKRHRPKVRSRRSSSDRSSSHERAKRKKAKDKSRERRRGTWGRGRRRSRSGSPGSSSYEHREGRRKKRRRSGSRSRGRECSPPSSLERSRRPRHPRERRDRPRERRGSRERRKRRSRSPSLEHRSREHRRPRSREKRPRPRPRSPERKLAPKEASPVPPVPEEPRPDREHLARPPASAGADALPEGVETDKGPPKAAPVPEALAECPLEDLDYGDSVEAGHLFEDFSSEAIFMQLDDMSSPPSPESTDSSPERGLLPKPAVPPTSQQHDASLAMATAAIRREVSLIHSEDATQLLPQTEGPQEKHLLPQDMAEATTVPSTLGGQAVGGAPVVKEEGPSQNPLLRAKALVKRVTWNLQEAESSAPAEDRGLRMPLHRPQKPREGVRETEDVGPMAAFQQAPFSESLPPGYVLPDSGFPDANPSQVYGPNLPPALALPLSIPPYAPVSQPTVQFILQGSLPLEGCGVAQSPAPVPAILTTASEPPGHAAATATTTANNSEERTAAPRPASEKAKNEEYMKKLHVQERAVEEVKLAIKPFYQKREVTKDEYKDILRKAVQKICHSKSGEINPVKVGNLVKAYVDKYRRMRRHRRAEASEEPPAPGPEG